In a single window of the Pseudodesulfovibrio profundus genome:
- a CDS encoding exopolyphosphatase, whose product MRLVTRSDFDGLVCATLLKHLGIIDDYLFAHPKDLQDGKVEVGRKDVLANVPYVEGCGLWFDHHTSEMERLGNIEFEGASKPLPSCARVIYEYYGADKFPDAFTPMLDAVDKVDSAQLSVEDITAPEGWILLGYIMDPRTGLGRYRNYRISNYQLMLDMIEYCRTLSAEKIMQIPDVKERIDKYYEDQDNFVQMLKDNTTVYDNALVIDLRSQDPIYCGNRFMIYTLYPDCNVSIRVIWGFKKQNVVLTVGHSITNRTSKTDVGKLMLSFGGGGHKAVGTCQVAESEVSEVLNKIISQINKDG is encoded by the coding sequence ATGAGACTTGTCACCCGGTCTGACTTTGATGGTCTTGTCTGCGCTACCCTGCTCAAACACCTTGGAATTATCGATGATTACCTCTTTGCCCATCCCAAAGACTTGCAGGATGGAAAAGTTGAAGTCGGGCGGAAGGATGTTTTGGCAAATGTCCCCTATGTTGAAGGATGTGGCTTATGGTTCGATCACCACACCAGTGAAATGGAACGGCTGGGAAACATTGAGTTTGAAGGGGCATCCAAACCTCTGCCAAGCTGTGCGCGGGTAATATATGAATACTATGGAGCGGACAAATTCCCCGACGCCTTTACCCCCATGCTCGACGCTGTAGACAAGGTCGACTCAGCACAACTCTCCGTTGAAGACATCACGGCACCGGAAGGCTGGATTCTGCTTGGGTACATCATGGATCCGCGAACCGGCCTTGGCAGATACCGAAACTACCGGATCAGCAACTACCAGCTCATGTTGGATATGATCGAGTACTGTCGGACTCTAAGTGCTGAAAAAATCATGCAGATTCCTGACGTCAAAGAGCGTATCGACAAATACTACGAGGACCAGGACAACTTCGTCCAAATGCTCAAAGATAATACGACGGTCTATGACAATGCCCTTGTCATAGATCTACGCAGTCAGGACCCTATCTACTGCGGCAACCGCTTCATGATCTACACCCTGTACCCTGACTGCAACGTCAGCATACGAGTCATATGGGGGTTCAAAAAGCAGAACGTGGTTCTCACAGTCGGACACTCCATAACCAACAGAACCAGCAAGACGGACGTGGGTAAACTTATGTTGTCTTTCGGTGGTGGCGGACATAAGGCCGTTGGAACATGTCAGGTCGCAGAAAGTGAAGTGTCCGAAGTATTAAACAAGATTATTTCCCAGATTAATAAAGACGGTTAA